One genomic region from Streptomyces sp. NBC_00457 encodes:
- a CDS encoding class-II fumarase/aspartase family protein, translating to MSVGTDAGLLAPTWAGTPVAAEVTDEAWLQAMLDAEVALARAQHAVGLTPAAAVEAIASVAHADRLDLVALAHAARAAANPVVALVSAFTEVVAARDVAAAEYVHRGSTSQDILDSAAMLVARRVLGLIATDLERTGAALAALADTHRHTVLAGRTLAQHAVPTTFGLKAAGWLQLVADALARVRTVASALPAQLGGAAGTLAAYREYAALDGGAGEGGVELLAPFAEALGLAEPVLPWHTVRTPIAELGAVLQLVTGALGKFALDVQTLSRTEIGEVSEPAAAGRGASSAMPQKRNPALATLIVAAARQVPAHALVLAQCMLAEDERPAGAWHAEWQPLREALRLAGGATHTAVELAEGLIVHPERMLANLELTGGAIVTERLTVALAPVLGKVRAKKLLTAASAEAADTGRTIGEVLSGHPEVSARLTTDQLSELLDPARYTGAADALVDRALRGYGHLGDTTDDGGIR from the coding sequence ATGTCTGTGGGCACCGACGCGGGCCTGCTCGCCCCGACCTGGGCGGGCACGCCCGTCGCGGCCGAGGTGACCGACGAGGCATGGCTGCAGGCGATGCTGGACGCCGAAGTGGCGCTGGCCCGGGCCCAGCACGCCGTCGGGCTGACGCCCGCCGCCGCGGTGGAGGCGATCGCCTCGGTGGCCCACGCGGACCGCCTCGACCTGGTCGCCCTGGCCCATGCGGCCCGGGCCGCGGCCAACCCGGTCGTCGCGCTGGTGAGCGCCTTCACCGAGGTGGTCGCCGCCAGGGACGTGGCAGCCGCCGAGTACGTGCACCGCGGGTCGACCAGCCAGGACATCCTCGACTCGGCGGCCATGCTGGTCGCCCGCAGAGTGCTCGGCCTGATCGCCACCGACCTGGAACGCACCGGCGCCGCCCTGGCCGCGCTGGCCGACACCCACCGCCACACCGTCCTGGCCGGGCGCACCCTGGCCCAGCACGCGGTGCCCACCACCTTCGGCCTCAAGGCAGCGGGCTGGCTCCAACTCGTCGCCGACGCCCTGGCCCGGGTCCGTACGGTCGCATCCGCGCTACCGGCCCAACTCGGCGGCGCGGCAGGCACCCTGGCCGCGTACCGCGAGTACGCGGCACTGGACGGCGGGGCGGGTGAGGGCGGCGTGGAACTGCTCGCCCCCTTCGCCGAGGCACTGGGGCTGGCCGAGCCGGTGCTGCCGTGGCACACCGTGCGCACTCCGATCGCCGAACTGGGCGCGGTGCTTCAGCTGGTCACCGGAGCGCTCGGGAAGTTCGCGCTCGATGTGCAGACGCTGTCCCGTACCGAGATCGGCGAGGTGTCCGAGCCCGCGGCCGCGGGACGCGGGGCCTCTTCGGCGATGCCGCAGAAGCGGAACCCCGCGCTCGCCACGCTGATCGTGGCGGCGGCCCGTCAAGTGCCCGCCCATGCCCTCGTACTGGCGCAGTGCATGCTCGCCGAGGACGAGCGGCCCGCCGGGGCGTGGCACGCGGAGTGGCAGCCGCTGCGGGAGGCTCTGCGGCTGGCGGGCGGGGCCACACACACGGCCGTCGAACTCGCGGAGGGGCTGATCGTCCACCCCGAACGGATGCTCGCCAATCTCGAACTGACCGGCGGCGCCATCGTCACCGAACGGCTGACGGTGGCGCTCGCCCCGGTGCTCGGCAAGGTACGGGCGAAGAAGCTGCTGACCGCCGCCTCGGCCGAGGCCGCCGACACCGGGCGCACGATCGGCGAGGTGCTGTCCGGCCATCCCGAGGTGTCGGCCCGGCTCACCACCGACCAGCTGTCCGAACTGCTCGACCCAGCCCGCTACACGGGCGCCGCCGACGCGCTGGTCGACCGGGCGCTGCGCGGCTACGGGCACCTCGGCGACACCACGGACGACGGAGGCATCCGATGA
- a CDS encoding FAD/NAD(P)-binding protein, with protein MTEPGLTGPAQSGPGDALVICVIGAGPRGLSVLERICANADGTAGTTRPVVVHLVDPYPPGAGAVWRTDQPGELLMNTVASQVTLFTDDSVDCVGPSVPGPSLYEWARMVSQGAFAEGCPDRVLDEARRLGPDTYPTRAFHGHYLKWVFRHLLRTAAPRVTVHTHRATAVALDDAPDGRQTVTLEDGGLLSGMDAVVLALGHGELTPSQEERELRSFADRHGLAYVGPANPADTDLSGIPPGTPVALRGLGLNFFDQVALLTEGRGGTFKESQSGLVYLPSGNEPVLYAGSRRGVPYHARGENEKGALGRHHPRFLTPEVIAGLRRADGGRLATFRSDIWPLIDREVRTVYHEAWILAAHGPGAADEFVRSCLAGACLAGAGEAALLDRYAVPPGERWDWQRIERPYGERTFAGRDDFRHWLLDHLRRDVAEARLGNVSGPLKAALDALRDLRNEIRLVVDHGGVSGESYRAELDGWYTPLNAFTSIGPPAFRIEQLIALIEAEVLHMVGPRMRVRPSAREGGFLVDAELVSAPEVLVSALVEARLPVVDLRRSTNPLLRGLLTAGQCGPYRLTGWETGGLAVTGSPPRLVDAAGRAHPRRFAFGVPTEGVRWVTAVGIRPGVGSVTLEDSDAIARAALQLAGNEVALSASTLTVRQTPDAGGRRA; from the coding sequence ATGACCGAGCCAGGACTGACCGGGCCGGCACAGAGCGGGCCCGGTGACGCCCTCGTCATCTGTGTGATCGGTGCCGGTCCACGCGGGCTCTCGGTCCTGGAGCGGATCTGCGCCAACGCCGACGGCACCGCCGGAACCACCCGTCCGGTCGTGGTCCACCTCGTCGACCCGTACCCGCCCGGCGCGGGCGCGGTGTGGCGTACCGACCAGCCGGGCGAACTGCTGATGAACACGGTCGCCTCCCAGGTGACCCTGTTCACCGACGACAGCGTGGACTGCGTGGGGCCGTCGGTGCCGGGGCCTAGCCTGTACGAGTGGGCTCGCATGGTCAGCCAGGGAGCGTTCGCCGAGGGCTGCCCGGACCGGGTCCTGGACGAGGCGCGGCGGCTAGGCCCGGACACCTACCCGACCCGGGCATTCCACGGCCACTACCTGAAGTGGGTGTTCCGGCACCTTTTACGCACCGCCGCTCCCCGAGTGACGGTCCACACGCACCGGGCGACCGCGGTCGCGCTGGACGACGCCCCGGACGGGCGGCAGACGGTGACACTGGAGGACGGCGGCCTGCTGTCCGGGATGGACGCGGTGGTCCTGGCGCTCGGCCACGGGGAGCTGACCCCGAGCCAGGAGGAACGGGAGCTGCGCTCCTTCGCCGACCGGCACGGCCTGGCCTATGTCGGTCCCGCCAACCCGGCCGACACCGATCTGAGCGGCATCCCGCCGGGCACGCCGGTTGCGCTGCGCGGGCTTGGGCTGAACTTCTTCGACCAAGTGGCGCTGCTCACCGAGGGCCGCGGCGGCACATTCAAGGAGAGCCAGTCCGGACTCGTGTACCTCCCGAGCGGCAACGAGCCGGTCCTGTACGCCGGTTCGCGGCGCGGTGTGCCGTACCACGCCCGGGGTGAGAACGAGAAGGGCGCACTCGGCCGCCACCACCCCCGGTTCCTGACCCCGGAAGTCATCGCCGGGCTTCGGCGGGCGGACGGCGGGCGGCTCGCCACCTTTCGCAGTGACATCTGGCCGCTGATCGACCGGGAGGTCCGCACCGTCTACCACGAGGCGTGGATCCTGGCCGCCCACGGGCCCGGGGCCGCCGACGAGTTCGTACGATCCTGTCTTGCCGGGGCCTGTCTTGCCGGGGCCGGGGAAGCGGCCCTGCTCGACCGGTACGCGGTGCCGCCCGGTGAGCGGTGGGACTGGCAGCGGATCGAGCGTCCGTACGGCGAGCGGACCTTCGCCGGCCGGGACGACTTCCGGCACTGGCTGCTGGACCACCTGCGGCGGGATGTCGCCGAGGCCCGGCTGGGCAATGTGAGCGGGCCGCTGAAGGCCGCGCTGGACGCCCTGCGGGATCTGCGCAACGAGATCCGGCTGGTGGTCGACCACGGCGGTGTCTCCGGTGAGTCGTACCGTGCCGAACTGGACGGCTGGTACACGCCGTTGAACGCGTTCACCTCGATCGGTCCGCCGGCCTTCCGGATCGAGCAGCTGATCGCGCTGATCGAGGCCGAGGTACTGCACATGGTCGGTCCGCGGATGCGGGTGCGGCCCTCGGCACGCGAAGGCGGTTTCCTCGTGGACGCGGAGCTGGTGTCCGCGCCTGAGGTGCTGGTGAGTGCACTGGTCGAGGCGCGGTTGCCCGTTGTCGATCTGCGGCGGAGCACGAATCCGCTGCTGCGGGGGCTGCTGACGGCCGGCCAGTGCGGCCCGTACCGGCTGACCGGCTGGGAGACGGGTGGACTCGCGGTGACAGGAAGCCCGCCCCGGCTCGTGGACGCGGCGGGCCGGGCGCATCCGCGCCGGTTCGCCTTCGGGGTGCCGACGGAGGGCGTGCGCTGGGTGACGGCGGTCGGCATCAGGCCGGGCGTCGGCTCGGTGACGCTGGAGGACTCGGACGCGATCGCGCGGGCGGCTCTGCAGCTGGCGGGGAACGAAGTGGCGTTGTCCGCCAGCACTTTGACTGTACGTCAGACACCAGACGCAGGGGGCCGAAGAGCGTGA
- a CDS encoding NAD-dependent epimerase/dehydratase family protein, with the protein MRVLVAGATGVVGHPLVGALRARGHQVSALVREESRAGAPEADAVVFADALDRQALLAAVSAARPEVVVHQMSALRLLRDDSAGAFALTARLRTEGTANLVAAARAAGARRLVAQSIAFAAAPAGDPVLDEDAPLYVDAPDPGWAATVRAVAELERLVLGGGPDLAGAVLRYGTLYGAGTAYARDGGTGQRVLAGKLPLPEGGSGIMSFLHVEDAVGAAVAAVESDATGVFHVTDDDPAPAVQWLPHYARTLGGPPPRTVPAAMAPRLLGWFMAHQLTAARGAANDRARAALGWKPLRPSWRDGLGRE; encoded by the coding sequence GTGCGAGTGCTGGTCGCCGGGGCCACCGGAGTGGTCGGACATCCGCTGGTGGGCGCGCTCCGGGCGCGAGGACACCAGGTGAGCGCGCTGGTACGTGAGGAGTCCCGGGCCGGGGCCCCGGAGGCGGACGCGGTCGTGTTCGCCGACGCCCTCGACCGTCAGGCCCTGCTGGCGGCGGTGTCGGCCGCCAGGCCGGAGGTGGTCGTCCACCAGATGTCGGCGTTGCGGCTGCTGCGCGACGACTCCGCGGGGGCCTTCGCGCTGACCGCGCGGTTGCGTACCGAGGGCACCGCCAACCTGGTCGCGGCGGCCCGGGCGGCCGGTGCGCGGCGGCTGGTCGCGCAGTCCATCGCCTTCGCCGCCGCCCCGGCCGGGGATCCGGTCCTCGACGAGGACGCACCGCTGTACGTGGACGCCCCCGACCCGGGCTGGGCCGCCACCGTACGGGCCGTCGCCGAGCTGGAGCGGCTGGTCCTGGGCGGCGGCCCGGACCTCGCGGGCGCGGTGTTGCGGTACGGCACGCTGTACGGCGCCGGGACCGCGTACGCCCGTGACGGCGGGACCGGGCAGCGGGTGCTGGCCGGGAAACTTCCGCTGCCCGAGGGCGGCTCCGGGATCATGTCGTTCCTGCATGTGGAGGACGCCGTGGGGGCCGCGGTGGCGGCCGTGGAGTCGGATGCCACCGGGGTCTTCCACGTGACGGACGACGACCCGGCCCCGGCCGTGCAGTGGCTGCCGCACTACGCCCGCACGCTGGGCGGGCCGCCCCCGCGCACGGTTCCGGCGGCGATGGCGCCCCGGCTGCTCGGCTGGTTCATGGCCCACCAGCTCACCGCGGCGCGCGGGGCGGCGAACGACCGGGCCCGTGCGGCGCTGGGCTGGAAGCCGCTGCGGCCGAGCTGGCGCGACGGGCTGGGCAGGGAATGA
- a CDS encoding class I adenylate-forming enzyme family protein produces the protein MLISRQERARICSDTELGAGNILERLKAYGRPLDEPVLRTDGSWQAPDGSRPEVLTLRQLCEAVETYAGWYAAHGVAPRDPVAVHSHSSAENAVNYLALTSLGAIPSLVNGNLRPEIAREYVRRQGSVGAFTDAEHHSVLSGPESGLGFCVTADGIGPEFRERLPQSYPYRHDPTDPVIISHSSGTTGMPKGVPHTHRTLMYSQVHRLRYSTGADMARTLVALPGPHNASIATLLYCLLLRADIKLLSSQRGTEVLDAIEEFRPSTVLAFAGTFGEMAGEDLAARDLSSVEVWFNTGDAAHEAHIRALVRHGVREEISRDGGVLRRSRVEGSVFIDGLGSSEVGHSIFHNRHTKDTSAYSRCIGKPFSFAEAAVLAEDGTPLPPGEIGRLGLKSPTITPGYWNDSLTWNRMRLGGYWLPGDLAYQDEEGNFYHLDRATDAIRTRDGILFSTRTEELLLRELPELADCTVVGVAPAGVRADWDGDGEAEAYALLQLTHDVADDKDGDEAWTGQVNAVLSGAGFPPVTRAVPMKPDDVAKGATGKVLKRVMRDRFAAKELA, from the coding sequence ATGCTCATCAGTAGGCAGGAGCGGGCACGGATCTGCTCCGACACCGAACTCGGCGCCGGCAACATCCTGGAGCGCCTGAAGGCGTACGGCCGCCCGCTCGACGAGCCCGTGCTGCGGACGGACGGCAGCTGGCAGGCGCCGGACGGCAGCCGTCCCGAGGTGCTGACGCTGCGTCAGCTCTGCGAGGCCGTCGAGACGTACGCGGGCTGGTACGCGGCCCACGGCGTGGCACCCCGCGACCCGGTCGCCGTGCACTCCCACTCCAGTGCCGAGAACGCGGTGAACTACCTGGCCCTGACGTCTCTCGGCGCGATCCCGTCGCTCGTCAACGGCAACCTGCGCCCCGAGATCGCCCGCGAGTACGTGCGCCGTCAGGGTTCGGTGGGTGCGTTCACGGACGCCGAGCACCACTCCGTGCTGTCGGGCCCGGAGTCGGGGCTCGGCTTCTGCGTGACCGCCGACGGGATCGGGCCGGAGTTCCGCGAGCGGTTGCCGCAGTCGTACCCGTACCGGCACGACCCCACCGACCCGGTGATCATCTCGCACTCCTCCGGGACCACCGGTATGCCCAAGGGAGTGCCGCACACCCACCGGACGCTGATGTACTCGCAGGTGCACCGGCTGCGCTACTCCACCGGAGCCGACATGGCGCGCACCCTGGTGGCGCTGCCGGGGCCGCACAACGCCTCCATCGCGACTCTGCTGTACTGCCTGCTGCTGCGCGCGGACATCAAGCTGCTCTCCAGCCAGCGCGGCACCGAAGTGCTCGACGCCATCGAGGAGTTCCGGCCGAGCACGGTACTGGCCTTCGCCGGAACCTTCGGTGAGATGGCCGGGGAGGACCTGGCGGCCCGTGACCTGTCCAGCGTCGAGGTGTGGTTCAACACAGGCGACGCGGCGCACGAGGCGCACATCCGGGCCCTGGTGCGGCACGGCGTTCGCGAGGAGATCAGCAGGGACGGCGGGGTTCTGCGCCGCAGTCGGGTCGAGGGTTCCGTCTTCATCGACGGGCTCGGCTCCTCCGAGGTCGGCCACTCGATCTTCCACAACCGGCACACCAAGGACACCTCCGCGTACTCGCGCTGCATCGGCAAGCCGTTCAGCTTCGCCGAGGCCGCCGTGCTCGCCGAGGACGGAACCCCGCTGCCGCCCGGGGAGATCGGCCGCCTCGGCCTGAAGTCGCCGACGATCACGCCCGGTTACTGGAACGACTCGCTGACCTGGAACCGGATGCGGCTGGGCGGCTACTGGCTTCCCGGGGACCTCGCCTACCAGGACGAGGAAGGCAACTTCTACCACCTGGACAGGGCGACCGACGCCATCCGGACCCGCGACGGAATCCTGTTCAGCACCCGCACCGAGGAACTGCTGCTGCGGGAGCTGCCCGAACTGGCCGACTGCACCGTCGTCGGGGTCGCCCCGGCCGGCGTACGAGCCGACTGGGACGGCGACGGAGAGGCCGAGGCGTACGCGCTGCTCCAGCTCACGCACGACGTCGCCGACGACAAAGACGGCGACGAGGCGTGGACCGGGCAGGTCAACGCGGTCCTGTCGGGAGCCGGCTTCCCCCCGGTGACCCGGGCCGTGCCGATGAAGCCCGACGACGTGGCCAAGGGCGCCACCGGCAAGGTCCTCAAACGCGTGATGCGCGACCGCTTCGCCGCCAAGGAGCTCGCATGA